The Chrysemys picta bellii isolate R12L10 chromosome 5, ASM1138683v2, whole genome shotgun sequence DNA segment agacttgatttgaacctgcagtttattccatcgctgctgcaagcctgaaccaagaactttgccattactgtatgtaattgattccatttaaccaatcctaactctcatctctatctttttccttttacgaataaacctttagattttagattctaaaggattggcagcagcgtgatttgtgggtaatacctgatttgtatattgacctgggtctggggcttggtcctttgggatcaggagaaccttttttcttttactggggtattggttttcataaccatttgtccccataacgagtggcactggtgggactactgggaaactggagtgtctaaggagattgcttgtgagacttgcggttagccagtggggtgagaccgaaggcctcctagtctggctggtttggtttgccttagaggtggaaaaaaccccagccttgggctgtaactgccctatttgagcaatttgtcctgagttggcactctcagttgggttccgccagaaccacatTGTCACAGTAGGTACCGCGCTGGGCAAGGGGAGGAGGGTGACGGAACACTGCACTGCGAGCTGCTCTGGGTgtggatctgggggagggggagaggctgatCCACAAACACCTGCCGTCCCCTTCCAGACGGGATCGCAGCCCGTTAGTCTGGGGAGCTGCTTGGAGCGTGGGGCATGGAACCTCCACGGCCAGCCTGTCGCCAGCTAGGGCTGGCGTTTAAAGGGGCAGCGTCCGCCTAGTGAAGCCCCCTGTCCTGCTCCTGGGCCCATCTATGCTGAGCCCCTGGGAGAGAttgtctccccccgcccccaaaccgtTCCTGGTGCTCCTCTcgcagggcagggctgatgggtgggtgctgaggtagctgggagtgggggtgatgAGATGGCTGCGCTGTGGGTGTAGGCGTGGAAGGTGTTTGCCAGGAGTCAGTGaaggtggggggaagcccagtgcAGTTGGCTAGCGCACGAGGGAGCCTGATTCTCGTCCGAGACCCTCACTTTGTCCCTGAGCTGCTGCCACCTCCGCCCACCTGTGCCCTCCCGGCTGGGATCTGTCAGGAGGAGCAGCGAGAATCCAGGGGCACTGCAGGAAGTGACCGGTGGATCAGCCATGTCCCAACCCGCTCCCCTGATTTAATCTCTGTCTGCCCTAGGGTGCCTGGGCTGCGCGGCTCCATGGCCCCGTACCGCATCCGGCAGTACGAGGACGGTGACTATGAGGTGGTGCACACCATGTTCGGCCACGGGATTATGGAGCACACTCCTGCTGCGTTCATCTACATGCTGAAGCGTCTCCGGGCCCAGCTGCACTTCCTGGGCCTGTTCCTGGCGGTGCTCGCAGCCTCCGAGTCCCTCCTGGTCTCCCTCCTGGCTCTCCTGCTCGCTCTCACTGGGGGCTGGTTTTGCATCCGGTCTCTCTGGACCAATTTCGCCCAGCAGTTTCTTCGCGACGACCTACTAGACATCCGGAGAACCTACCTGAAGGCAGACTCTTGTTTCTGGGTGGCAGAGGCTGAGGGGGCGGTGGTGGGTATAGTTGGGGCCATGCTGCCGGAGGACCCCTCGGAAAGGGGGCGCGCCCTGGAACTGAAGCGCATGtccgtggggagggagcaccGGGGCCGGGGCATCGCCAAGGCGCTCTGCAGGACGGTCATCCGCTTCACCCAGGAACGCGGGTACAGTGCGGTCGTGCTGACCACCACCATGGTTCACTACTCGGCCCAGCAGCTGTACGAGAGCATGGGCTTCCGGAGGGTCTCGCAGAGGTCCCCATCGCTTCTCACCAGCTTCCTGCAGTTCTCCCTGTTCTATTACCGATACGAGATTCCAGGGTCTCGCTGAAGGCTCAGGGGTGGAGATTCTTCACCTGCCTGCTCAGCCGCTGGGAGCTTTGCCTGGCTTGTTAATTAACTCCCAGCAAGTTGTTATTTTTTTACCTTTTGGGTTAAAAAATAAACTGAGCTTGGAGAAAAAGTCTCGTGCTTGTGACACTGTTCTTGTGCTGGCTTGGGATTATTGTTCCCCCAGGGGCTCGCTCTTCCCCACAGCCACCTGGGtcccctggatctgaacttcaccCCTGGAGCTGAGCCGGCCGGGATCAGACTCACCCCCATTTGCTCAGTGGTTCCTAGATGATCCCTGACCCCTAAAGAACCAGGCGACCCTGGCAAGGAAACCTCCCTGAAGGTTCATTTGAATTTTCACCCACCTTCTTTGAAAAGTTCGTGTCTCATTCCTGTCATCCACAGAAATGACCAATTCTTGGATCTTGCCAATTTTTTCATCCCCCACAACATccagtagcagtgagttccacaggctggctATGTGTCGTGTGGAAAAGGCAATTCCTTTGCTAGGTTTACAATTCCCACCTTTCACTTTCGCTGGCTGTCCCCTTGTTGGTGTATCCCGAGACAAGGAGAACAGAAGAGCCGGATCTTCGTTCTGTAGCCCATTCGTTCTTTTATTCATGTTGAGCACGTCACCTTAGAAAGGAGACGGATAAGAGTGAACAAGCCCAGGCTCGTTGATCTCTTCATGGGAGAGTTTTTTCCAGGCCCTTGTTGATCCCCGTTGCCCTCCTCTGAACCCGCTAGTTCTGCAATGTCCCTTCGGAGCCGGACTGTATCCAGATCGACCTCTCTTTGCTGGACCGTGTGGGCCGGGCACGTGGCAGCCCTGGGTGCAGATGCTCACTTGCTCTTGCTCCTCGCAGCCCAGAGTCCTCGGCACCTCCCCGACAGCCCCGCTCGCTCACCCGTTCCCAGGCAGTGCGAGGTGTCTCGATTGCAGCAGCAGCCGTGGCAGGAGACGAGTGAGGGTGTGAGCATCTGTATAGGGATAGCtgagaggtttgagcattggtctgctaaagccaggattgtgagttcaatccttgagagggtcactgagggatctgggtcaaaatcagtacttggtcctgctagtgaaggcagagggctggactcgatgacctttcaaggtcccttccaaggtcccttccagttctatgagataggtgaaCGCCCTGCTTGGCAGGAGCACACAGCTCTGTCTGGGGGTTCGTGTCCTCGGCACTAAGGGCACAGCTGGGCGGCTGGTTCCCAGGGCAGTCGACGGAGACGTGCTAGCTCTGATTTGAGCTGGCGGGCTAAAAGTAGCCGTGTGGCTGCAGTAGCTCAGGCTAGCTGGCTGGGTACGTACCCAGGGGAGGGCAGATGAGAATGGATGTGGGCGACTGGCCTGAGCTACGGGTCTCCAAGAGCGGTGTGACCCCAATGGCCTGGTGTGCCAGTGCCAGGcagtgccccccagccccacactacACAGGGGCTGGGAGGTGCTGGTCCTTGGCTGGGTGGTGCCGCCCAGGGGGAAAGCCCTGCAGTGTTGTCACCAGCCAGCAGCCGGGTttctgttgataaatgcaaagtaatgcacatcggaaaacataatcccaagtatacatataaaatgatgaggtctaaatgagctgttacgactcaagaaagagatgtgctgggactacctctgagcccgttttccctggcagcttgggacttcagtaccctgcctgctggagccagacacgctagcctgcggcaaacacagacccaagtctgaaccatgtcccccacaagctgcaggcttaactgaaaacagcttaagaagtgctcctgtcttcagcacccagatacccagctcccaatggggtccaaaccccaaataaatcaattttacccataaattgtccaccctctataacattgagagggaggtatgcacagctctttgctcccccaggtatttaTACTtgctctgagttaattaataagcaaaaagtgatttttttagatataaaaagtagaatttcaagtgtcttcctaaatgttaatattccttttttgatctttgaatcaaagctatagcaacagacaagacttgtttgcttacatcacaagacctgagcaaacacctacccttctacctctaacaatgccagcacatttcaaagctctattcatttacatatcttcctaactaGTCTCTAAAGTTTGGCCATgagtcaggtcagtctgtgagttaattaactctttctggccctgtcacctttcaatgagatattatattacactcataacattACACCCCCACCAtgaaattgatgcaggaagggatgacatgAACATCGCTGagtgcatcccaagagctccccatcctgggtttctgtctcactacagcttgtACTGGGTTAGAAGCCAGTATCAGTGTGTAAACAGAGTCAGGATgaactctaccctgacatctggtggtgaattgtggcgagtttTGAAAAagaacttcaggagctgatcttgtttgcgtaggcacacccaccccgcctagcatgagcccacagcagcccaaatggtcacttcgGCTGCTGTCTGATCCCcaatttctctgttattggggcaggaagaattaagtgttgttaccctgattatgtgaatcagggacaatgaaactgttttatgacagagggactcgccatcaactaagtagcagtcactagacaagggacatgggttccgaaacccagtgaattgagagaggctggggacaagTATTTGTATATGATGgcatgggccccttttgagggcctgaaataCCAAttgtaccaccaccaccacctcctcctcctccttctctctctcctgtggaatatcagagctaattttatattccattaggagtctagttacaggctgctgagctgaattcactttgggctaatggAGCACCAGCATTAAGGCTCCTCtcctacaagctgaaatcactgagtgcttggggcggggggtgtctgAAGGTATGTTGTTGAGTGgctgctggagcagagcagagcagtttgcgggatgACTGGAGCGACttgtgggacagctggtggagcggagcggctggtggagcagagcagtttgcgagatggctggagtggctcgtggtgaaggctgcagcagaaccccatagAGAGGCGGGGCAGTTGGCCTCTAACTGAGTacggtgccccttaacaccccgcACTACCACCCCCCAAGGCAGGGAGGTAAAACTCtttcagataaacttttgaactccggggctgcactgaccagggacagagacttttgggttgttggattttttggtgatttttgggttgctggactcaagagacttttggggtgttggacttttgggactttgggtgatctTTTGGGTTGCGGGACTTAAGAccttgaggggaaaaggatactgccaaacttacttggggtgGGTCGTTtcctcatggtttgtgttatgaatcctgtttgtggtgtttccccaacataatgccgcattgtttccctcctttattaaaaggattttgctacactcagactccgtgcttgtgagacgGGAAGTATTACCTCTTAGATGTGCCCGGggaggtggtatgtaattgtcccaggtcactgggtgggggctcaagccagttttgcattgcgttattgaaacggaaccccatgatactgaacccggcccttgttgctgccaactcagacaggcagaagggttacaagtgTATAACAGGAATGGTTTACAAAAATTGCAAATCTGATCAGGGAAAGAACTGGAGACACCCGAGTGACTCACACAAAGGGGCCTCAAAGGGGCATCAAAAATATCACTCAGAAGAGGCACACTGGAACAATAGAGCTGATGCCTTAGCCAAAGCTGCTGCTACTAGTAACCCCATTGGAGACACAGACCAGGTAGAGCAAATAGAGGCAGTGTCCACCCAGGGAAAAACTTTAGGCAAAGGGATAGATACCTTAGACTTAAATACCCTTCAGGATGAGGATACAGAAATCCGGTCCTTAGccaaggcagggaaagacccccCCAGGAAAATACAGGATTGAGCAGGGTGGAGATGTCCGCTGGGCAGTGGATGCAGATGGGCGAAGGCATTGGATAGTCCCCAGCCAGGTACGGGGGGACCTGATTCAACTTGTGCATGAGCAAGGGCATAGAGGGAAACAAGATACTTTGAACAGGGTTAAAGATACAGGATGGTGACCAGACATGAAAACAGATATAGATCAATGGTGTGAGAACTGTCTGCAGTGCGCCATGGTTAATGCTGATCATCTGGTTCAAAATAATTCATTGGGGTACCAAAGAATAGAGGGTTCCTGGTCCCTGATTCAGACAGATTACACAGGCCCTTTATCCACCCCCAGTAGAGGGAATAAATACTGCCTGGTAATAGTAGATCCCTTCTCCAAATGGGTGGAAGCTATCCCTACTAAAGCCAACATGGCCTCAGTCCCTGCTAAACAGCTCTTTAACATAGTTTTCTCAAGAATGGGAATTCCCAGAGTAATGGATTCAGACTTGGGATCCCATTTTGTGGCAGATATTATGCAAGAACTATGTTAGGTTTTAGGCATTAAGCAACGTTTCCACATAGCTGGACACCCTGAGTCCTCTGGACAAGCTGAACGAACCAATTGCATTCTAAAGGAAGCTTTGAGAAAGCAAGTAAAGAGCTCAGGGAGGGATTGGGATGTAAAGCTACCAATCATCTTAATGGCTCTAAGAGTCTCTAAGGTGATCCATGGGTACACTCCCTTTAAAGTTATGACTGGAAGAGAAATGCGCATGCCTGGAAGttggtggtggggggtgtgacggcgctgcccgtgggagccagctgaggtcactcaatcagggtgaactgcaaacaaaacggggcagacaaaccccaaacgctggtggatcttccaatacttagatttacccaCCAGCCCCAAACAGCTCctgtattacctcactggttactcgagtccaaacaacgcagttcccttaaagtgcccagcctcaggcctccgtctggacacacctgtcagatatgatgatgattactgaaaatctgatctcatcatataaaagaaaagacggttactcaccgttgtaactgttgttcttcgagatgtgttgctcatatccattccattaggtgtgtgcgcgccgcgtgcacgatcgtcggaagatttttaccctagcaacaccggcgggtcggctgtggagccccctagagtggcgccttcatggcgctgaatatataccccagccgacccggcgccccctcagttccttcttgccggctactccgacagtggggacggggggcgggtttggaatggatatgagcaacacatctcgaagaacaacagttacaacggtgagtaaccgtcttttcttcttcgagtgcttgctcatatccattccattaggtgaatCCCAAGCCcgacttaggtggtggggtcggagtgagacattgctgtgtgcaaaaccgctgatccgaaggcagcatcgtccctggactgctgcactagtgcatagtgagctgtaaacgtgtggactgatgaccaaaccgccgctctacaaatgtcctggatcggaacttgcgccaggaaagccgtcgaggaagcttgggccctcgtggagtgagcggtgaggtgcggtgttgagacacctgccaggtcatagcaagtccgtatgcaagacgtaatccatgaggataggcgttgtgaggagaccggtgaacctttcattcggtcggccactgcgacgaagagttgcgtcgtctttctaaagtgccttgtgcggtcaatatagaaggccagggccctgcgtacgtccagagaatgcaaacgttgatcctggcgagtggcatgtggtttaggatgaaagaccgggagaaatatatcctggttgatatgaaaaggagaaaccaccttagggagaaaggcaggatgtggacgaagctgcactttatccttatgaaaaactgtgtaagggggctcagatgtaagcgccctgagttcagaaacgcgccttgctgaggtgatggctacgaggaaggctgtcttccaggataggtacagaagtgaacaggtggccagtggctcgaatggaggacctgtgagcttggagagaaccaggttgaggtcccacgtcggaacgggctgacgttgctgtgggtacatccggtctaagcccttgaggaatctaacgaccatcgggttagagaataccgaagacgcgagttcccctgggtgaaaggccgatatagcggccaggtgaactctaattgaagatatcgccaacccctgctgttttagggagaggagatattccaaaatgagaggaataggtgcgtgcaacggggacgtggctcgttgttcgcaccaacaggagaaccgcttccacttggccaagtatgtggtccgtgttgagggcttcctactgctcagcagaatctgttgaacagagtgcgagcattgctgctctgcctgggtgaaccatggagcagccacgccgtgaggtggagtgattgcaggtcggggtgacgcaggcggccgtggtcctgagagatgagatccgggcataatggaagcgggatcggtgtccgaaccgagagctccaacagcgtggtgtaccaatgttgtctcggccacgctggggcgatcagaatcacctgtgcctggtctctgcgcaatttgagcagtaccttgtggaccagaggaaacggagggaaggcataaaacaggtggtctttccagggaaggagaaacgcatctgagagggagcccggagctcgaccttgcagggagcagaacacgtggcacttcctgttgtctcgagatgcaaacaggtctatctggggaaacccccacttctggaaaacggaatgtatgatgtccggacggatagaccactcgtgtgtttgaaaggacctgctgagtcggtccgccagagtgttctggactccagggaggaacgatgccttgagatggattgagtgggcgatgcagaagtcccacaggcgaatggcctcttggcatagaattgacgaacgtgctcctccttgcttgttgatgtaaaacatggccgtggtgttgtcgatgagaactagcacacagcggccacgtaggaggttaagaaatgcctggcacgccaggcgcaccgccatcagttcccgaacattgatgtgcagggctagctgaggtgcagtccacaggccctgggtatggtgttcgttgagatggtcgccccaacccagagatgaagcatctgtgaccaggtgcagagagggttgtggggcgtgaaacggcatcccctcgcaaaccacattgcgatctagccaccaggtgagggaggtcaggaccgagttcgggaccgtgaccaccatgttcaggctgtcccgatgtgggcggtatattgatgacacccaggtctggagtgggcgaagccgaagtctggcatgcctggttacgtacgtgcaggaagccatgtgacccagcagggtaaggcacgacctcaccgtggtagttgggaaggccttgagcccttgaatgaggctcgtgatggtgcaaaagcggttgtctggcaggatggcttgtgcacgcctggagtctagaactgcgccgatgaattctattctctgggtaggttctagagtggatttgtccttgttgagtaggatgcccaacttgttgaatgtgtgcactattatgtggacgtgagctcgaacttgctctttggtgcgaccgcgtaccaaccagtcgtctaggtacgggaacacctgtatcccttgccgacgaaggtacgctgccacgacagccatacatttcgtgaatacccttggggccgaggataggccgaagggaaggactgcaaattggtagtgcaccttgcttaccacgaaccgcaggaagcgtctgtgaggcgggtaaattgcgatgtgaaagtatgcatctttcatgtcgagggcggcgaaccagtctccaggatcgagggaagggataatggtccccaaagagaccatgcggaacttcaactttactacgaatttgttgagtccgcgcaagtccaagatgggtcgcagacctcctttggacttgggaatgaggaagtaacgggaatagaatcccctgccccttaactccactggaacctcctctatggcccccatagcaaggagcgtggaaacttcctgtataagaagttgctcgtgagaagggtccctgaagagggacggagaagggggggaggagggggggattgaagaaaactggatagcatatcccctgtccaccgtgcgaaggacccaacggtccgaagttataagggaccaggcacggtggaaatgggaaaggcgatcccgaaaggatggggctggatcctgtgggatgactggggcgccgtcctcgaccgcaccttcaaaagttctgcctggggcctgaaggtggtctaggtggcccctggttctgaccaggttgagggccggtccaccttcttctaccacctcgccctcgcctccgggccgagtcctgtctctgacgaggcgggggggggtagaagcgctgaggctgcggtctaaatggcctgcgctgagggcccacaacatgcatccccaaggaacgcatgatcgtcctggagtccttgaggctctgcaggcgagagtccgtcttttctgaaaacagcccttgtccttcaaagggcagatcctgcagggtttgctgcagttcctgaggcagacccgaaacctggagccaggagatcctccgcatagcgatacctgaggccagggttctcgcagcagagtccgctatgtctaaggaggcctgtaaggaggtccgagccaccttcttaccctcctccaccagggctccaaactcctccctggactcttggggaaccaactccttgaacttccccatagagttccaggagttaaagctatagcggctcaagagcgcctgttgattagccgctctaagttgcagccctccggctgagtaaactttacggccgaataaatcgaggcgcttagcctccttcgatttgggcgctgcggcctgctgaccgtggcgctcccttgcgttcactgatgccaccaccagtgaacacggctgggggtgggtatacaagtacccgtagtctttagacgggacaaagtatttcctttccacccctctcgctgtgggtgggatagaggcaggagtctgccatatcgtagatacattggtttgtatcgtgcggatcaggggtaacgccaccctcgatggggcatccgctccgaggatattcacgatagggtcgtgcacctccactatctcctccgcctgcaggtccatattacgggccatccgacgcagaagatcttggtgagcccgaagatctattggaggtggacctgtgcacgatgtgcccgccactgcctcatccggagaggaagaggaagatgcctccggtggaacaggatccaagggagggtcctggtctccctgctcctgggccggagcatcacctgcgcttgagtccagggcgtcaggtggtgcggacacggaagcctccatgccccctggcggaggccgagagatggtggactccggggcccttctaacagagtgaccggagcgagaggtcgaagcaactggagccccttgcgcctgatggtacgcccacggggtccaaaacgaccagtgagatgggccatgagaatggtcctctgttatgttctgccaatggcccaagtcctgttcctcggcttgcccctgaggggggtatgccgatctcgagaggtcctccgaggagcgagaccccgatctcgatggccatggcagtgccgagagcgtcgagacgattcccgtgtgctgcggtgccgcacggtgccggtctggagatgatctatctccacgcggtgccggcgatcggtgccgggaccgcgaccggtgccgatgacctcgtcggtgccgggagtcggatctggacctcgacgaggacctggagtatgcccggtaccgggagcggcctctcgacgtcgagcggcgaccgtagcggtgccgagaactacgtctcgacgttgatcggtgccgacgatcatagcggtgccgagacgtagagcggtgccgcgaagaagatcttggccacgagtacgaccggtgccgaggtgatattcggtgccgggactgcgagcggcgtggggacctgcttcgggacctggatcggtgccgaggttccagcccttgcgatggagggcgcatcaaggcaggtttccccctcgactggaccgggcgaggcaacggtgccgtcggtgccggtggttgaggcggtgccggctccgtgagagctattaagtctctcgccgccgcgaaggtctctggcgtcgacgggaggcactgtatcaccgccggcctcggtggagacgccgtctgcaccggactcaacggcctcggcgccggagtcgacggtgctggaggcacctgtttccggtactccaccggcgtacgcggctctacccccggcactgggggagccagcgtcttcggcacggaggtccccgtcttatgggctttcttatgccctggggataatgaccggcgccgaggcacttgctgtgcttgcggtgccgacgaggtccggtgccgggaaggctcatctgacgccactcgcgtggtcgtcatggccggtgccgccggggcactgcgcaccgaggcgctaggtgccggggcctgacttgtagatggagcgtccggactaagtgccgcctccatcaggagttgccggagccgaaagtcccgctccttcttggtccttggtctgaaggccttacagatcttgcacttatctgtttgatgggactctcccaggcacttcagacaggagtcgtgcgggtcgctcgtgggcatcggcttagcgcaggaggcgcacagcttgaagccgggagcgttgggcatgagcccggccccgcggccgggggagaaagggggagacgacccccttaatcccctgaactattataacaactagacaactcttaaaactattgaactatttaactataaactataactataactgcgaataacgaactaagctagggagagtggagaacagctaagcagcgctccacagttccaacgaccgtcaggggcggtaagaaggaactgagggggcgccgggtcggctggggtatatattcagcgccatgaaggcgccactctagggggctccacagccgacccgccggtgttgctagggtaaaaatcttccgacga contains these protein-coding regions:
- the LOC101946392 gene encoding putative N-acetyltransferase 8B, with protein sequence MAPYRIRQYEDGDYEVVHTMFGHGIMEHTPAAFIYMLKRLRAQLHFLGLFLAVLAASESLLVSLLALLLALTGGWFCIRSLWTNFAQQFLRDDLLDIRRTYLKADSCFWVAEAEGAVVGIVGAMLPEDPSERGRALELKRMSVGREHRGRGIAKALCRTVIRFTQERGYSAVVLTTTMVHYSAQQLYESMGFRRVSQRSPSLLTSFLQFSLFYYRYEIPGSR